TCTCTTGCCCCTGCAGGTTGTAGGCGTTCACTTGCACCGTCTTGGGGCGAACGACTTGGCCGTAGACCCCGGGAAGACTCAAGCACCCTTCTTCCGCTTCAGCCGAACCTTTGGGGTGACTGAGGACGGGGTTAATGAAGACGAGCTCTTCCCCCTTCCCCTTCTCGGCGGTGAGATTGATGACAAACAGCCGGAGCGGAAGGTCGACTTGATTGGCGGCGAGTCCGATCCCCTTCGCTTCGTACATCAGGTCGAACATCTGGGCGACCATGGCTCGCAGTTCGGCATCCACGCGCTTGATCGGCTTGGCCACTTTGCGAAGCGTGGGATGTGGGTAAGTGATGATCTGCAAGCGAGTACCTTCCTCTCGAATAAAGCGGCAAACTAGCGACCGATCACGCGCGCCGCTGCCGATTTTCGAATTATAGAAGCTCCCCCGCAATTCGCGAAGGGGCACGCGCCTGGCGACTGTTGCCATCGGCACCCTCGGCTGTTCATACTAGGAACGCCTTCTCCCCTTAAGTTCCACCAGCTCCCACGCAAGCCGCTGGCTCACCACCGCAGCACTGGACCTCTCCGCATCATGTCGCACCTGCCGAAGCTCTTGCTCCTTCTAGTTCTGCTCGTCAGCACCTCGGTTCTCGTGGCGGAAGATAACGCGTGGCCCGATTTTCGAGGACCTCGGTTCGATGGAAGCTCGACCAGCACTGGCCTGCCAACGGAGTGGAGCGAGACGAA
This window of the Pirellula staleyi DSM 6068 genome carries:
- the def gene encoding peptide deformylase; amino-acid sequence: MQIITYPHPTLRKVAKPIKRVDAELRAMVAQMFDLMYEAKGIGLAANQVDLPLRLFVINLTAEKGKGEELVFINPVLSHPKGSAEAEEGCLSLPGVYGQVVRPKTVQVNAYNLQGQEISAEVGGLLARCIQHENDHLDGVMFPDRMSESSRVELGGELQEFEDEFQSKRGTGEMPSDEAIAEQWKKWHERYC